The following is a genomic window from Manihot esculenta cultivar AM560-2 chromosome 9, M.esculenta_v8, whole genome shotgun sequence.
GTTTATAATGATGAACGAGTGCAAAACAACTTTGAACATAAGATGTGGGTTTGTGTATCAGAGGATTTTGATGTAAAAATTTTGACTGAGAAAATTATTCAATGCATAACCAATGGTAGCGAGAACATAAGGCATTTGGAAATGGAGCAATTACAAGGAATCTTGCGAGAAAGAATTGGTTATAAGAAGTATTTGCTCATCTTAGATGACGTATGGAATGATGATCGTAAGAGATGGAATGCGTTGAATGAGCTTTTGTGTACGGGTGCTAATGGGAGCAAAATCTTGGTGACAACTCGTAGCAATGAAGTAGCATCAATTATGGGCAGTGTTTCAGAATATGAGTTAAAGGGTCTTCCTCATGATGAGTGTATGGCTTTGTTTACCAAATGTGCATTTAAAGCAGGTGAAGAGAAATGCTATCCAAACTTGGTGAAAGTTGGGGAAGAAATTGTAAGAAAATGCAAAGGGGTTCCATTAGCAGTGACGACAATAGCATCACTTCTTTTTACGCAAAGAGAGGGAAGATAttggaaatcaataagagataATGGGTTATGGCAAATGGAGCAGAAGGAAAATGATATTTTACCTGCTTTAAGATTAAGTTATGATCATTTACCTGCTTATTTGAAAAGGTGCTTTGCTTATTGTTGTTTTTATCCAAAGAACTATGAATACATTCATTTGGTATTAATTCACTTTTGGATGGCACATGGACTTCTTGAATCAACAAACGAAAATGAAGAGCTAGAAGATATTGGGTTGCGCTATATTCAGGAGTTGAGGTCTAGATCTTTTTTCCAAGATTTTGAGGAAGACTCGGAATGCAAGTTATTCAGTTCGTGTAAAATGCATGATTTAGTGCATGACCTTGCATTATCATTGACACAAAATGAATTTTCAACAATAACCACAAGCACCAAAGACATCTCAAAGGGCGTTCGCCATTTGTTATTTCTTTCAATTCCCCAAAATCTTCCCACTCTCTTACAAGGCTTAGACCATGTGCGAACTGCTATTTTTAACACTGAGGAAATGAGCCAATCAGCCTTGAATTTATGTTTGTTAAGATTCCAATCTCTGCGGGTGTTGGACTTTCGCGATTCCAAATTTGAGGTATGGCTAGAAAAGATTGGCTCTTTAAAGCATTTGAGGTATTTATGTTTACCCGAAGCTTGTGAAGTTGAAAAGATCCCCAATTCTTTTTGCAAGTTACAAAGTTTACAATTTTTATGGCTTGGAGAAGAAATTGAGGATTTGCCCAGTAATATAAGGTACTTGATCAATCTTAGATTTCTAATTTTTCCCCGAAAGCAGAAGCGTTTGTCAAAGAATGGACTAGGGTGCTTGACATCTCTTAGATTTTTTTGGATTCTGAGAAATGAACATTTGGAATACTTGTGTGAAGACATGCAAGGTCTCAAACATCTTCGAACATTGTTTATTTTTGAATGTTACAGCTTAATCTCTTTGCCTCAAAGTATAAAATACCTCACTGCACTAGAGACTCTTCATATTGAAGATTGTACAAACCTTAATTTGACTTGGGAGGTAGATGATCAAGATTTGGCTCAATTCAGCCTTCAAAAGCTGATACTTGTATGGTTACCAAAATTGGTAGCGTTACCAGAATGGCTTCTTGCAAGATCCACCAACTCTCTGCAACTATTAAAACTAGGAAGTTGTAGAAACCTCAAGAAATTGCCTGCTTGCTTACATAATATGACATCTCTTCAACAACTTGTGATTAACGATTGTGCTGAAGTAAGGAACAGATGTGAACGTGAAGTTGGTGAAGATTGGTCCAAAATCGCTCATATCCCTAAAATTGTTATTAATGAAGGTTGCTTCTGAGATCAGTTCAACAGAAGATTATATAGGTattgtataaattatattttcatttgcTTTTAATGTTAGTTttagatttaaattataatttttttcaattttctttttatttaacatTTGAGATTAAAATTACTTGCTTTTTTTGTTGGCAGATACACATAATGGGAAGGGAACACAAGCTACTGCTTAATGTGACCATTTTTGTATTTGATGTTGTCTTGTTTTATATTGCAAACAACTCCTGAAACTCGTTATTAATTCTACTGTTTGTATCTATAAactattgtttattttatttttatattatatgtttatttttcTCTAGTGCTTCTGCGAAATATTGCTTGTATGCATGgaaacatatatataaatatatagtagTTTTGATGTCTTTCAACTCTCGTGGATGCTCTCTTCCTCCTCTCCAGCCTCTGTGTTGAAGAAGCAAAGATGGCTATAAATTAGGTGAGTTAAAGTTCATTACCttgaattaaaacaaatggGTAATTGGCAATTTtccattgaatttttattttattacaatcAATTACTGCATTCTACTAAGTATATATTAGCATATTGTCTTGTACAACAGTTGTTGGCTGAAGCTGGACTTCTTTGTCCGAGAAAAAAGCAGTTCAAATTTTGACAAAATACATAGTTGCTGCTTCAAAGCAAACTCAAAGGTAATTTgtacatttaaaattaatgtagtAGTTATATTACATTTTAGGTAAAAGAAGAAACCACATGAACTCTCTCATTTAAACTGATTTCTGGTTGCTAAAACTATGAATCTTCTTCTTTGTTCACTTAGGTTTCCGTGCGTGATTGGCAATCTTCGGAAGATGAACAAGAGGTAATGGGTTTCCTGCACATCTCTAGGAGGCTTGCATTTAGCCATGAAGGAAAAAGTTTCTTTACTTGAAGGTCAATTTCTTGTATTACATTTTTATTTCCATTATTCATTACAGATCTCCACTTATCAAGTCAATGCTGTCCAAATCTTGTAAATCTTAAATCTCATCGCCTTCGTTATTGTTTTTTTTCGTAGATTGCTGCTATGACTGTCTGCTGGGGCCTGGTTGTTTCAAGAGTGCGCTATCTTCTCGTTTTTCTCTTCTTGATGCCCTTGGTTGTAGTCTCCCGCTCTCTAACATGGTGATTCtccgttaattttttatttttaagttgggTGATTGAAACTATGACTACTATTTATAGTTTTTTCTCAACATCAAACCTTCAATCTTCAATCTCCAACCCCTTGAGTTGAGACCAGGCCTTTCTGCCATTCATAGAAATGTGTTAGAACGGCATTGCTCTTTGTGTATCCGGAGGTTTCCCTTGAATCTGATTCCTATTGGCTACTAGGGTTTTGTATGGGATCAGCTGTTTGTATGGACTAGGCTTTTAGTTGGACCCACTATAATCTTTTTAATCTTTAATTCTTTATCCGCTATGAGCCTTATATGTACTAgagtttaagttttttttaccAATGAAACTTTTCTcttctaaaaaaaatatcttttgagctcaaaatctCAACCTTGTCTACTTCAACCATTATATTAGACTAAGAAGTTTATTGGCAAATATTATAATAtgtatatatgcatatatatttacttaaaaattagtatttcaccttaaattttaaattatctaactTATGGCCAATGATCTTGAAATATGATAATAAACTAACTAAAATTAAGACCTCGAAAATTAAGTGGTCtcaagtttaatttaaatttattaatatatttttaattgagttAATTGTTTATTCATGTTATCTATTCATGTTTTCTGCATATAATTTATAAAGGATCATTGAGATTAATAAACACTAAACtgtcataaaaattaaatagttaaattattatagtttaataaaataattattttcttaaaatgaaattttcaaaCTAAATTCTTCATcattataaaagttaaaaattgataatgtataaaaaaaagTCCATTAAGATTATGAAACGTGTATACGGAATTTAGAAAGTTTGTGGGAATCTTTCTATCCAATTCTGACTAAGTAGGAATACGAATATCAAATCACTAATTTTGGATTGCTTTAAAACTCATACCACAAATGGAAATTAAATATGGACACTATAGGCCTTCGTGACTGGAGAGTCTACCTCGATATAAACTGGGTAAGCTGAGTATGACTTGATGAGACTGCGATAAGATGTCAATCTCCTACGCACAGGTCTTTTTCTTGCTACATCATCAGAATCATAAATTTACATGCGCAGTAAATACGAACTAGCcaactttatatttattatttaatcgcccattattaatttattatatggcACATCTAAAAAAATATCGCATTCTATTTAGTTCGATGAAACATGATGAAAACggtatcaaaattattaaaagtatatatattaatgatctaacctaaaagaatttaaaattaacttaaaaaaatttaaaattaaatctttaaattcATCGATAATCAGTCCTTTCAACTCCAATCCTTCGATTGAAATTAGAATTGTTAAGAAGATAAGGTGACATGGGAGGGAAAAAGGTTGGGGGGGTAAGCCCTTATTGCACAGGACTTCAAAATGGCTGGCAGGCCATCCCCACTTTTCTTGTATCCAAAAAGTATAGTACAGATTTTAAAGGACCGAGTGAGTTGTCGCATTAAATATATTACTGGTGCGGTAATGAAGACAAAAACGTCATAAATTTACCAATATTTAATGTAACGCTAAACTGTatgcttaaatttaatttttacagaaTACAGTAattctaaattaaatataatagttaatataaaattattaaataattataattaataaattaattattatatttttaaaattaaacacttaaatttttttataattattttattcaaattctaatttttttattcatttcatactgttaaaagtaaaagaatatctttattatattttttagaataaattatactaatttttaaattttaatataaataacagatcaattcttatatttttaaaattaaatctttaaatttatcTGTAATTAGGTCATTTAATTTCAATCCTTCCATCCATTTAAAAGTGTACATGTCTTTTTGCCTTTTTTGAAATTAgaattattaagaaaataagaTTGCATTCATTTAgaattattaagaaaataagaTTGCATtcattttttctctttatttatttttcatttacctAAAAATTTGTATCTAGACcatcatatttaattaatttttaacattttaaattttttatttattaaaatacttgAGTACCTCATAACttcaaactttttaaaaattatttttccatataatttttttaaataaatttgtaatttcaaccatttttaaatagtatcaaatatttttaaatatgttatatacttttataaaaaaattatatttttaaaaaatttaactattgAATAACtttgaattaatatttataatgaatagaaaggttgtgactttagccagattaaatataaaagaaagtGCATTTGAGTAGATCTGAGATATCTCAAATTCTACTctcctaattttttattttcatttaaaaaaatttaaaaattttgatgttttgagataTAGAAAATAGGTTTACAGTAATTGTGTAAGCTTATTATGAGAGGGGGtatttctctctttttattccTTTACATTTGTCTGCTAGTCTATTATGCAAGTCCGTACGTACGGAAGCGTCAGACGCCCTCTCAACgccagacggccatttaatttcttcTGACATGCGTATGGATATGACTGCAAAGTGACTGGGCCCGTTGTCCTTCCTCCTGTCACCTCACCGGGCTGAGCTTCTTCCAGAGGGACCTGGACTGGTGAGTGGCCTGGTCCGCTCCGTGGATCTGAATCAAGGCTGAAAGTGTTGGACTGATCTACCAGGGAAGCTTCATGAGTTTTGGACCAGAACTGCTTTCATGGGCCCAACCTCCTCTTAGGACGCGTGGAGCCCAGCGGTTACCAATTATCTTTTTTATCTCCTCAACAGTTATTAAAAGAGTGATGAGAGGTAAATATCTAGACCCATGCGGCTCGATAACGGCTCTTCACAAAACGGCTTTTCTTTGCCTTTGttatctttaaatttaaattttcaaatgagTACAAATATTTTACATATTCCATTATTAACAAGAAGTTCAAatgagtaaaaatattttacatatttaaaaaactCTTATGCCCGATCCTTCCATCTATTTAAAAGTGTACAGATGTCTTTATTGCCTCTTTTGACTTCAAAATGGCTGGCAGGCCATCCCCACTTTTTCTTGTATCCAAAAAGACGATGGTTGTATTATAGTACAGATTTTAAAGGACCGAGTGAGTTGTCACATTAAATATATTGCTGGTGCGGTAATGAAGATGTATTGATCCATTCAACTACGTCCATAACCCACTGCTTTTTTATTTGCCAATTTTTTAGTATTAAATTTAACAACAATTAATTACacatttctttataaaattttattttctttcatcataaatttatatcttaagcaatatattttttaaataaatcacactttaatttttaaattttcgcatgaattaatttttatatttataaaattaaacgtttaatttaaataaattttttttatttataatataaatttaagagagaataaatattttaaatatttaaaatactcttgtaaatacttaaatttttattaatgtaaataaaatattttaaatgtataaattatatttcaatttctgaattttagcataattaactgattaatttttatatttttaaaattaaattattaaatttctttatattcacGTCATACAAATTTATAATTCTTTCATCCATCATaaatattagtttaaaattagtGGGTGATCAAACTTCtgaaagtataatttattactaaaatatttttttataaatatctacaatttatttaaaaattattttatattacttaaaaatgattgaattcgtacatattttttaaaaattttgaaattattaagtattagaatattttaataaatgaaaattgaataataaaaaatgataaaatttagttgaatttaataatttgaatatAAGTTAATGGAGATTTAAgtgttttttcaaataaaaaataaaggattaaaatgtttaaatttaaatagatgagaaaatagatgaaaccctcatgttttaatatttttatttgacatTTTCATGCTTTTAATTGTaagaaatagataaaaaaaattagaatttaaatgaactgattgtttattttaaaaatataaaaatatgaagacattaatttaaaattaaaaaattaattaataaattttataccgtaatatttaattaattagaaaattaattaagaaagcTTTCCATCTATCCATAATttcgttaataaaaaattaagaaaaataaatattttaaatattctcatgtttaaatttttattaatattaaaatattttatattgtgtaaattatattttagtttttaaattttaatgtaattaataaattagttattgtatttttaaaattaaaattttaaattcttctgTATTCattccatttaaaattaaaatttttttatctattatatACATTATTCTAAAGCTAGTAAGTAGTCAAATTTTTGAAAgtatagtttatttttaaaatatttttttaaatacctataatctatttaaaagtttttttataCCATTAAGAATAATtgaaattgtaaatattttttaaaaattttaaattatcaagaatattttaataaatggaaattaaataataaaaaatattaaaatttagttgaatttggtaattgaaatataaattaatgaaatttaagtgttatttcaaaagaaaaataaagaatcaaaatgtttaaattttaatagatgaGGCAAAATGGATGAAACTctatctttttaatatttttaatttaaaaaaattatttttatatttttaattataaaaaatggataaaaaaattaaaatttaaaccaatttaaatgtttgattttaaaaatataagaattaatatattaattatactaaatttaAGAACTAAATATACAgttatctatttaaaaaaataataatgatatttttatattttaacgaaaaaaataaataaagaactttttatttgcaaagagtgattataaaaaaatttaaatatttaattttaaaaatataaaaattaatttattaattaattaaaatataatttattttttaatatattatttaaaattaataaattaattaataaattttgtaattttttttttctcctgcCCCACTTTTGCTGTATCCAGAAGCAGGATTCACGGGTTTACTGTAGAAGAGGTGGAGGCAATAATTGAAAAGAATCAAAGCTTTTGGTTGAGATATTTCTAAGAAATTTCATCACTGCTTcttagaaaaagaaataataaaaagacaAAGACCAAGACTCATGAAAAAGACTTTGATTTTTGGTGTAAAGTGTATACAAGATAGGCTCATCCAGAGTTCATAATTACTTCATTCCCAAAACCAAACTCAAACCCACAAACAGATTTTCATAAGATGGCTTTAGAatcacttgcttccatttttgCTGACAAAGTCCTTGAAAAGCTTGCTTCTCACACCTACCAAGAAATTTCAATTGCGTGGGGTGTCCATGAGGAACTCAGAAAGCTTGAGGATGTCTTGACTACTATCAAAGCTGTACTTTTGGATGCTGAGGAAAAACAAGTGGAGAAACGCGAGCTGCGAGTGTGGTTGGCTAAGCTTAAAAATGCTCTTTATGATGCTGAAGATCTCCTCGATGAATTTGAATGTGAGCAGCAAAGAAAACAAGTCCTTAAATTGTATGGAACCACTGCCAAAAAGGTTTGAAGTAATTATAatctcaattatatatatatatatatatatatatatatatattttacctcaattatttatatatattatacattTAATCTCAGGTGGGTCGCTTTCTTTCACCCTCTAATCCCCTTGTATTCCGTTTTAAAATGGGTCATCGGATGAAAGAAATAAGGGAGAGATCAGATGAAATTGCATCTCATAAGGCCAAGTTTCATCTAGAAAGAAAAGAAGCAATGCGTGTGATACCCATAGAAAGAACAATGACTCACTCCTTTGTAGAGGCTTCTAATGTTATTGgaagagatgaggataaagAAAATATCATTAGACTTTTACAGAAGCCTAATGATAGTGGCAAAACTGATGTTATTGCCATTGTTGGAATTGGTGGTTTAGGGAAGACCGAACTCGCCAAATTAGTTTATAATGATGAACGAGTGCAAAACAACTTTGAACTTAAGATGTGGGTTTGTGTATCAGAGGATTTTAATGTAAAACTTTTGACTGAGAAAATTATTAGATGCATCATCGAAGATAGAGAGAACACAAGCAATTTGGATATGGAGCAATTACAAAGAAACATGCGAGAAACAATTGGTGATAAGAAGTATTTACTCATCTTAGATGACGTATGGAATGATGATCCTATGAGATGGAATTTGTTGAATGAGCTTTTGTGTACGGGTGCTAATGGGAGCAAAATCTTGGTGACAACTCGTAGCAATAAAGTAGCATCAGTTATGGGCAGTGTTTCAGAATATGAGTTAAAGGGTCTTCCTCATGATGAGTGTATGGCTTTGTTTACCAAATGTGCATTTAAAGCAGGTGAAGAGAAATGCTATCCAAACTTGGTGAAAGTTGGGGAAGAAATTGTAAGAAAATGCAAAGGGGTTCCATTAGCAGTGACGACAATAGCATCACTTCTTTTTACGCAAAGAGAGGGAAGATAttggaaatcaataagagataATGGGTTATGGCAAATGGAGCAGAAGGAAAATGATATTTTACCTGCTTTAAGATTAAGTTATGATCATTTACCTGCTTATTTGAAAAGGTGCTTTGCTTATTGTTGTTTTTATCCAAAGGATTATCAATACAAGCATTTGAGATTAATTCAATTTTGGATGGTACATGGACTTGTCGAATCAACGAATGAAAATGAAGAGCTAGAAGATATTGGGTTGCGCTATTTTCAGGAGTTGAGGTCTAGATCATTTTTTCAAGATTTTGAGGAATATGATATATTCATTAGGTGTAAAATGCATGATTTAGTGCATGATCTTGCATTATCATTGACACAAAATGAATTTTCAACAATAACCTCAAGCACCAAACACATCTCAAAGGGTGTTCGCCATTTGTTATTTCTTTCAATTCCCCAAAATCTTCCCACTCTCTTACAAGGCTTAGACCATGTGCGAACTGCTATTTTTAACACTGAAGAAATGAGCCAATCAGCCTTGGATTTATGTTTGTTAAGATTTCAATATCTGCGGATGTTGGACATGAGCCAAGTCCGATTAAAGGTATCGCTAGAAAAGATTGGTTCATTAAAGCATTTgaggtttttattttcacatgaaGTTTCTGGAATTAAAAAGATCCCCAATTCATTTTGCAAGTTACAGAATTTACAATTTTTATGGCTCGGGGAACAATTTACATGGCTTAGGGAAAATATTGAGGAGTTGCCCAGTGAAATAAGGTACTTGATTAACCTTAGATTTCTAATTTTTTCCACAAAGCAGAAGTGTTTGGCAAAGAATGGACTAGGGTGCTTGACATCTCTTAGATTTTTGTGGATTCAAAGAAGTCGATATTTAGAATACTTGTGTGAAGACATGCAAGGTCTCAAACATCTTCGAACATTGATTATTACTAGCTGTAAAATCTTAATCTCTTTGCCTCAAAGTATAAAATACCTTACTGCACTAGAGACTCTTCATATTGAAAATTGTACAAACCTTAATTTGACTTGGGAGGTAGATGATCAAGATTTGGCTCAATTCAGCCTTCAACAGCTGACACTTGGACGGTTACCAAAATTGGTAGAGTTACCAGAATGGCTTCTTCGAGGATCCACCAACACTCTGCAACTATTAAAACTAGGACGTTGTGAAAAGCTCAAGAAATTGCCTGCTTACTTACATAATATGATATCTCTTCAACAACTTGTGATTTACTATTGTGATGAACTAAGCAGTAGATGTGAACGTGAAGTTGGTGAAGATTGGTACAAAATTGCTCATATCCCAAAAATTATTCTTGGTGGTTCTGAGATCGGTTCAACAGAAGATTAGGTattgtataaattatattttcatttgcTTTTAATGTTAGTTTcagatttaaattataatttttcaaatttctttttatttaacattttagattaaaattacTTGTTTTTTGTTGGCAGATACACATAATGGGAAGGGAACACAGGCTACTGCTTAATGtgaccatatatatatatatatatatatatagtagttTTGATGTCCTTCAACTCTCGTGGAAGCTCTCTTCCTCCTCTCCAGCCTCTGTGTTGAAGAAGCAAAGATGGCTATAAATTAGGTGAGTTAAAGTTCATTACCTTGAATTAGAACAAATGGGTAATTGTCAATTTtccattgaatttttatttcattacaaTCAATTACTGCATTCTACTAAGTATATATTTGCATATTGTCTTCAAACCCCGCGCAAGATGGAGATGCCCTAGTTTTGGGAATCCCATCTTGGAGAGAAGGTTATAGAAATGCACTGTGTCGAGGGATTTGGTGAACAGATCAGCGATCTGCTGTCTCTGCTGTCTGGATGGCACATGCACAATTGAAATGAAGTCTCTGGAGAGTTGCTCTCATATAAGGTGGCAGTCTATATCCAGATGCTTCGTCCTTTCATGGAATACGAAGTTGGCTGTTATGTATTGAGCGGCTTGGTTGTTGCAGTCCAGAGGGATGGAGAGCTCCAGCGATATGCTAAACTCCTTTAACAGGTAAGTGATCCATTTTAGTTCATAGACTGTAATCGTCATGCTTCGGTATTCGGCTTCTACGATTGATCTGTTAATAGTATTTTGTTTTTTGGTTTTTTAGGATATCAGTGAGTCACCAAGGAAAATGCAGTCCCGGTGAGGGATTTTCTTGTCATGGGGCAAGATGCCCGGTCTGCATCAAAAAAAACCCCGGTTCTTGAAGGTGTTCTGGGCTGGAGAAAATAAGCCTCGTGTTGGGCAATCCCATAAAACATTTGACATAGCCTAAATCTTTTATCGTAAAGAGTCCATCGAGGTAAGCTTTTACATTTGAGATGTCTTCTTGTGATTGACCTGCTAAAAGTATATCATCAACGTATACAAGTAGTGCTAAGAAATAGTCCTTTTGTGATGTTATGAACAGGCAATGATATTGGTTGAACCCATATTGCTTCAAACAATCGGTGAGTTCTTTATTTCACATTCTTCCTGCTTGTTTTAGGCCGTAAATACTCTTGATTAGTTTACACACCTGTTCTGGTTGTGCTTTGTCATAGCCTTCGAGAGTAGCATATATAGGTTTTCTTCCACATGTCCGTGTAAATAGGCATTGTTGACATCTAATTGGTGTATTGGCTAGTT
Proteins encoded in this region:
- the LOC110608318 gene encoding putative disease resistance protein RGA1, producing MALELLASIVADKVLEKLASNTYQEISIAWGVHGELRKLQDVLTTIKAVLLDAEEKQVENRELRVWLAKLKDAFYDAEDLLDEFECEQQRKQVLKLYGTTAKKVGRFLSPSNPLVFRFKMGHRIKEIRERLDEIASHKAKFHLERKEAMRVIPIERAMTHSFVEASNVIGRDEDKENIIRLLQKPNDSGETDVIAIVGIGGLGKTALAKLVYNDERVQNNFEHKMWVCVSEDFDVKILTEKIIQCITNGSENIRHLEMEQLQGILRERIGYKKYLLILDDVWNDDRKRWNALNELLCTGANGSKILVTTRSNEVASIMGSVSEYELKGLPHDECMALFTKCAFKAGEEKCYPNLVKVGEEIVRKCKGVPLAVTTIASLLFTQREGRYWKSIRDNGLWQMEQKENDILPALRLSYDHLPAYLKRCFAYCCFYPKNYEYIHLVLIHFWMAHGLLESTNENEELEDIGLRYIQELRSRSFFQDFEEDSECKLFSSCKMHDLVHDLALSLTQNEFSTITTSTKDISKGVRHLLFLSIPQNLPTLLQGLDHVRTAIFNTEEMSQSALNLCLLRFQSLRVLDFRDSKFEVWLEKIGSLKHLRYLCLPEACEVEKIPNSFCKLQSLQFLWLGEEIEDLPSNIRYLINLRFLIFPRKQKRLSKNGLGCLTSLRFFWILRNEHLEYLCEDMQGLKHLRTLFIFECYSLISLPQSIKYLTALETLHIEDCTNLNLTWEVDDQDLAQFSLQKLILVWLPKLVALPEWLLARSTNSLQLLKLGSCRNLKKLPACLHNMTSLQQLVINDCAEVRNRCEREVGEDWSKIAHIPKIVINEGCF
- the LOC110608317 gene encoding putative disease resistance protein RGA1 — protein: MALESLASIFADKVLEKLASHTYQEISIAWGVHEELRKLEDVLTTIKAVLLDAEEKQVEKRELRVWLAKLKNALYDAEDLLDEFECEQQRKQVLKLYGTTAKKVGRFLSPSNPLVFRFKMGHRMKEIRERSDEIASHKAKFHLERKEAMRVIPIERTMTHSFVEASNVIGRDEDKENIIRLLQKPNDSGKTDVIAIVGIGGLGKTELAKLVYNDERVQNNFELKMWVCVSEDFNVKLLTEKIIRCIIEDRENTSNLDMEQLQRNMRETIGDKKYLLILDDVWNDDPMRWNLLNELLCTGANGSKILVTTRSNKVASVMGSVSEYELKGLPHDECMALFTKCAFKAGEEKCYPNLVKVGEEIVRKCKGVPLAVTTIASLLFTQREGRYWKSIRDNGLWQMEQKENDILPALRLSYDHLPAYLKRCFAYCCFYPKDYQYKHLRLIQFWMVHGLVESTNENEELEDIGLRYFQELRSRSFFQDFEEYDIFIRCKMHDLVHDLALSLTQNEFSTITSSTKHISKGVRHLLFLSIPQNLPTLLQGLDHVRTAIFNTEEMSQSALDLCLLRFQYLRMLDMSQVRLKVSLEKIGSLKHLRFLFSHEVSGIKKIPNSFCKLQNLQFLWLGEQFTWLRENIEELPSEIRYLINLRFLIFSTKQKCLAKNGLGCLTSLRFLWIQRSRYLEYLCEDMQGLKHLRTLIITSCKILISLPQSIKYLTALETLHIENCTNLNLTWEVDDQDLAQFSLQQLTLGRLPKLVELPEWLLRGSTNTLQLLKLGRCEKLKKLPAYLHNMISLQQLVIYYCDELSSRCEREVGEDWYKIAHIPKIILGGSEIGSTED